GCGGGCGGAGTTCTCCCCCTCACCCGCCCTGCGCCCCCGCAGGCGGGGGAGGGGGCCGGGGGGAGGGGGCCCTCCGCGCGGCACCAAAGCCCGCCCCCTCTCTCGATGACAGGAGGGCGCAGCCCTCTCCTGTTATCGGGAGAGGGGGCAGCGAGGAACGAGCGGGGGTGAGGGCCTACCCAAACCGCCCCACCCCAAATCCCGCCATCGCACCATCCACCCGCCCCAGCAGCCCCTCCCCGACCAGCTCGCCGGTCAGCGGCGCGAGGAGGATGCCGTTGCGGAAGTGGCCGGTCGCGTAGTGCAGGCCGGCGAGGTCGGGGTCCGGGCCGAGGATCGGGAAGCCGTCGGGGGTGCCGGGGCGGAGACCGGCCCACGTCTCCACCACCGCCGCGTCGGCGAGGGCGGGGGCGATCTCGACGGCGCCGGCGAGGAGGCCGAGCAGGCCGCGCGGTGTGACGGTCTTGCGGAAGCCCAGGTGCTCGACGGTGGCGCCGGCCAGCACGCGGCCCTCGGTGCGCGGCACCAGGTAGCAGCGCGGCGAGTCGATCACGTGGCGGAAGAGCGGGGGGATCGACTCGAGGGCCAGAATCTGGCCGTGCACAGGCTCAACCGGGAGAGGGCGGGGAAGGCCCTCCATCCGCCCCGCCCAGCTTCCTCCCGCCAGCACCACGGCGCCCGCATCGATGCGCTCACCGCCCGCCAGCATCACGCCCGCGACGCGGCCGCCGTCGCGCAGCAGGGCGACGGCGTCGGCGCCGAGGCGGAAGTCGACGCCGGCGCGGGCGGCGGCGCCCCAGAGCGCGCGGCCCAGCGCACGGTTGTCCGCCTGGTGATCGCCGGGGAAGCGCACGGCCCAGCGCGTGGCGGGGGACACCGCCGGCTCCAGGGCGCGCACCGCATCCGCATCCAATCGTTCGACGGACAGCTCCGCGGCGGACTGCCAGGCGAATCGGTGCTCCAGCTCCGCCTCGTCCTCGTCACGGAGCGCCAGGTACAGCGTGCCCGCGTCGCCGTAGCCGATGTCGATCCCCGTCTCCTCCGCGAGGGCGGCGGCGAAGGCGGGGTACATGGCGCGGGCGCGGAGGAGGAGGTCGAGGAAGGGGCCGGGCGAGTCCGCTTCGGCGAGGGGGGAGAGCATGCCGGCGGCGGCGTGCGAGGCCTCCATCCCGGGCGTGGCGCGCTCCACCACCACGACGCGCAGCCCGCCGCGCGCCGCGTGGCGGGCGACGGCGCACCCGATCACCCCCCCGCCTACGACGACGACGTCCGCGTTCACCCCGGCGCGGCTCCCGTCAGAAAAAGCTCGAACAGGCGTACCGTCGCCTCCACGTCGGAGGGGTCGACGGCCTCGAACGGGG
The nucleotide sequence above comes from Longimicrobium sp.. Encoded proteins:
- the thiO gene encoding glycine oxidase ThiO — protein: MNADVVVVGGGVIGCAVARHAARGGLRVVVVERATPGMEASHAAAGMLSPLAEADSPGPFLDLLLRARAMYPAFAAALAEETGIDIGYGDAGTLYLALRDEDEAELEHRFAWQSAAELSVERLDADAVRALEPAVSPATRWAVRFPGDHQADNRALGRALWGAAARAGVDFRLGADAVALLRDGGRVAGVMLAGGERIDAGAVVLAGGSWAGRMEGLPRPLPVEPVHGQILALESIPPLFRHVIDSPRCYLVPRTEGRVLAGATVEHLGFRKTVTPRGLLGLLAGAVEIAPALADAAVVETWAGLRPGTPDGFPILGPDPDLAGLHYATGHFRNGILLAPLTGELVGEGLLGRVDGAMAGFGVGRFG